In Desulfovibrio aminophilus DSM 12254, the DNA window AAGGCTCGGGCAAGGCGTAGGGCCATGCCCGACGTGATGCAGGCCCGTTCATGGATCACCTGGGAAAGATGCTTGCGGCTGATTCCCAGGTGCGCGGCAAGGGCGGTCACGGTCAGGTTCAGCGGCTCCATATAGTCCCGAAGGATGATAGCCCCGGGATGGGTCGGCTTGCGGG includes these proteins:
- a CDS encoding HigA family addiction module antitoxin; translated protein: MSAKTRKPTHPGAIILRDYMEPLNLTVTALAAHLGISRKHLSQVIHERACITSGMALRLARAFNTTPELWLNLQRKRDLWEAERETPGLKDVAPLPGLPEKYAA